The nucleotide sequence AAACGCATGGCAGATGAAGTGATATCCTCTATACAGAATGATTTAAACAGTGGTCGTTTTAACGCAGAAGTAATTGAGAACCAGGTTGAAATAATCCCAGTATGAGTATGAATTTGGAAGAGTTTTTGGCTTATCTTGTTTCAACGTCATCGTACCAAAATCAGGTCAGCCATATCGAACATATCGTTAGCCGTCCTTCCGCATTTGGTGAGCTTGAAAAGCCACTTCCAGAGAATCTTCAAAAAACACTGGAAGAATTGCATATGTGGCCGCTTTATACCCATCAGGCGGAAGCAATAGATATATCCCGCCGGGGTGAAAATGTTATTATCTCTACCCCCAGCGCCAGTGGTAAAAGTCTTGCCTATAACATCCCGGTTCTGGAAGCGCTGCAAACGCAGCCTCTTGCCAGAGCACTGTATCTTTTCCCCACCAAAGCGCTTGCCAGGGACCAGCTCCGTTCTTTGAATATAATTTTTAATTCACTCAAAGAAGAAAACCCTGCTGTTGCCGCTTATGATGGAGATACCCCCTATGAACTTCGCAACGAGGTGCGCAATAAAGCCAGGCTTATTATAACCAACCCCGATATGCTTCATATTGGTATGCTTCCCCGCCATGGGGACTGGGCACGCTTTTTTACTAATTTGAAGTACGTAATACTGGACGAAGCTCACGTATATCGGGGAGTTTTCGGTTCTAATGTTGCGCTGGTTTTACGGCGCTTGAGAAGACTTTGCCGTTATTACGGCGCAAAGCCGGTTTTTATATTTTGCTCAGCTACTATTGCCAATCCGTGTGAACACGCAGAGGCGCTCACCGGGTTGCCTTTCCAAGTAGTTGATAATGATGGCTCTCCAGCTGGAGAAAGAGACTTTGTATTCTGGAATCCCCCTCTGGAAGATCCAGCTAAAGGAGCGCGCAAGAGCTCAAACAGTGAAACATCTGCGCTTTTTGCCGAATTGGTTAGCCATAATATACGGTCGCTGGTATTTACCCGTTCCCGCCGGCTAACAGAGCTAATATATACCTATACCAGAGATCGCCTTAAACAGCTAAGCCCGGTGCACGCGGAACGTATTCAGCCTTACCGTGCTGGTTATATGCCAGAAGTGCGCCGCCAGGTTGAAGCTGGCCTGTCTACAGGCAAACTCATGGGAGTTGTGGCTACCAATGCTTTAGAACTAGGTATAGACATAGGGCATCTGGATGTAACCGTTATATCCGGGTACCCCGGCACCATATCCAGTACCTGGCAGCAGGCCGGCCGCAGCGGAAGGAGCGGGCGCAAGGCATTGACGATTATGGTTGGCCGGGATGACCCTCTTGATCAATACCTGATGAATCATCCAGAAGCTTTTTTTAAAGCTCGCTACGAAAATGCCCTCATCAACCCAGAAAATCCCTACTTGTTGGGCAGCCATCTTTTATGTGCAGCCTGGGAACACCCATTATCAAAAACAGATGCAGAAATCTTTGGTAAAGCATTTGGCGAAGCAATAAGTGAGCTGGAAACTAATGGCGCTTTAAGAGCAAGAAAAGGTTACTGGTATGCTGATACCGGCGTGGCTTTCCCGGCCAGAGGAGTTGATATCCGCTCTTCTTTTGGGCCATCAATAAGTATTGTTGATACCTCGAGTGGTTCCCTGATAGATAGCGTTGAGCGAAGCACCGCTCTATTTCAGGCTCATCCGGGAGCAGTGTATCTTAACCAGGGTGAAAGCTACCTGATAACCGAGCTGGATCTTCAAGGCTCAACAGCAAAAGCTCAACCGGTCGATGCTGCCTATTACACGGTTGCTGATGATCTTACCACTTTGCGGATTATAAAAGTGCTAAAAAGCAAACAATTGGGAAATGTTGAGGTTTGTCTAGGAAGAGTAGAAGTGACCACTTCAGTAATTGCATACAAGCGTAAAGAACAGTATTCAGAAAAGATGATAGATAAGCTGCCGCTGGATTTGCCAGACGATATTTTTACAACCGTCGGGCTGTGGTTTGATGTTAATCGTGATATAACCAGCGCGTTGCAAAAGGAAGGGCTGGATCTGGAAGGGGGATTGCATGCCACTGAACATGCTTCCATAGGTATTCTGCCCCTGTTTGCGATGTGTGACCGTAATGATATCGGCGGGGTATCTACTGCACTGCATATGGATACCGGAAAACCTCAGGTTTTTATCTATGATGCTCACCCCGGAGGTATCGGAATAGCTGAAAAAGGTTACGAAATAATCATGGAGTTGTGGGCAGCTACACTCAAGGTGATTAAAACCTGCAAATGTGAAGAGGGTTGCCCGAGTTGTATACAATCTCCCAAGTGCGGTAACAATAATGAGCCACTGGATAAAAAGGCAGCGGAGAGAATCTTGAGTATGCTGCTTTATTAATTATAGACGGTCTTTAAGGTTTTTCCGCTTGATTACCCTTGACCAGCTGCCGCCTTTAGACTTCATCTCTACAATTCGTGGAATATAGCTCAGATACGGTATCAGCAGCATAACAGCGGAATAAATAATGTAATCAACCCGGTCGTAAATCAGCCAGGCTACAAAAGGAAAGCTTATCATCGCAAGCCCGTAACTCAGTGTGGGAAAGCGGGTAATAGCAAGTATAACCAAAAATGTCCCGAAGCCGATTGGCAGACACCATGGCATCAGAAAAATAATAACACCAATCAGCGTTGCGCCGCCCTTGCCTCCCTTGAACTTGAGCCATATCGGATAATTATGCCCGATAACCACAAACAAACCGGCAATCATTTCTACAATTACTATGGTTTCATTACCGGTGGCAAGTTGACATAAAAAGCGAGCCATGGCTACTGCTGCGGCACCTTTTAGAATATCAGCCGCAAGTACCATGACACCGGGGATAAACCCCAGGCTGTAAAAAGTATTCATGGCACCCATGTTGTGGCTGCCGATGGTACGTATGTCTACGCCCTTGACCAGCCTCCCGGCAATATAGGCAGATGGCAAGGAGCCAATAAAATAGGCAGCTATTACCGCCAATATAGAAGCCAGTATCTCGTTCATTTTTTTACTTACTCCTTGTGATGTCCGGCGCCCAGGCTAGGTTTTCATATCCAGCAGTTTAAGCCTGAGTCTGGTTTCCCCCATCCACTCATCCTGCTCCAGATTGAAGGCTATATCCATACGACTTTTAATATCTTCGAAGTTATCACCCTGCCCGAATGCAACCGCGTCCCATACCGCCCCGCAATGCCTTACCTGAAGGCGAAGATGCTTTCCGGTGCTGCCCATCTGGCGGCATTTAATCACTTCTACCCCCCGGCTAGCAAGTATCGGTACTGGATTCCCCTTGCCGAAAGGCGCTAATTTGGAGATTGCCTGGTAAGCCTTGCCGCCAATTTCGTTGAGCCCAACCTCGGCATCGATCTCAAGAGACGGCTTTAAATCAAGCCCCTCCAGCTTTTCTCTGGCAATAAGATCCATTTCATGCAGGAACAGACAAAGATTGCTGGTTTTAAGGCTGAAGCCAGCTGCCTGGGGGTGGCCTCCGTAACGGCTTAATAAACCGGAAAGGCTGTTTATAGCACTGATAATATCAAACTCGACAATGGAACGGCAACTGCCCTGGGATACCTTTTGGCCGGTTTTCACTACAATCGTCGGGCGGTAAAATTCATTAGAAATTCTGCCGGCTACCAATCCGATTATTCCAGCCGGGTATTCATCAGCATGAGCAACCAATAGGCTGCCCGGTTCTTCTGCAAGAATCTGTGCCTTGGCATGCGAACAGGCTTTCACCGTCATCTTCTGGCGTTCGAGATTCTGTTCTTCCAGTTTGGCTGCCAGGCGGTGGGCTTCTTTCCAGTCTTCCGTTACCAGCAGGTTATAACCGCCCAGAGCGTGTTCGAGCCTTCCAGCAGCGTTCAATCTTGGCGCGAGCGCCCATGATACATCTTCTGCAGTGATCTTGCCCTGAGAGAGGCCGGCAAATTCCATCATCATTCGTATCCCGAGGCGCGGATTAGAATTTATTTTTTCCAGCCCTTTTTTTACTAGGTAGCGGTTTTCACCAACAAGTGGCATCATATCGGCTATTGTGCCCAGTGCAACCAGATCAAGAAAATCAGCAACTTCTTCAGATTTGCCGATACTGTCATAAAGTGCCTGGACAAATTTATAGCTAACTCCAACGCCGGAGAGTTCCCGGAAAGGGTATTCAGAATCAAGCCGTTTGGGATTAACTGCGGCAACGGCGGCTGGTATTTCATCCTGGGGATTATGATGGTCAGTAATTATGATATCTATACCCTTGCGTTTAGCTTGCCGGGTTTCCGCAATGGCGCTGATGCCGCAATCGGTAGTGATGATCAGAGTTACACCCAAATCGTGCAGTTCGTTAAGTGCTGTGCGATTAATGCCATGCCCTTCATTTAAACGATGGGGAATATAAGGGTGTACAGCGCCACCCAGCTTTTGTATCGCCTGAACAAGCAGCACGGTGCCGGTGATACCGTCAGCATCGAAATCCCCGTAAACCGCCATTTTTTCGCCAGAGAGTAATGCTTGGTATATTCGGCTGATAGCCTGGCGGATATCGGGCATAAGATACGGATCATGGGAAAGTGCTTCTCCGCCTTCTATAAAAGCGGCAATAGAACGGGAATCTTCCAAACCACGGTTGAAGAAAATTTGTTTAACGATAGGAGAAAAACCGTTTTCTCCAGCCATGAAACCGGCGGGAGCAACAGGCTTTAATTTCCAGTGTAGTTGGGGCAAAAAATCCTCCTGATAAACTTAAAAATAGCAAACAATATCAATCAAGTCAAATAAGGCAGCAGGTATCAAAAAGCCATTAAGGCAGGTATATACTTAACCGCTGTATTTCTTTCTTAGCACCGGTTTTTCGATTTTACCGGTAGGATTGCGTGGCACCTTGTCAAAAAATATCAAGCGTGGCCGTTTGTAACGGGGCAAGTTTTTTTCACAGTAATCCGCAATTTCTTGTTCCGTGAGAGTCACTCCTGGCTGTGGATCAATCACTGCTGCCACAATTTCTCCCAGTCGCTCATCGTTAACACCAATCGCGGCTACGTCATAAACTCCGGGGTGGGCACTAATTACCTCCTCCACCTCAACCGGGAAAATGTTCTCTCCCCCGGTAATAATAACATCTTTCTTGCGATCTACCAGATATATAAAACCGTCTCCATCGGTTTTTGCCATATCGCCGGTATAAAGCCAGCCATTGCGGAGGGTTTCAGCAGTCTTGACGGGGTTTTTATAATACTCTTTCATTACCCCGTCGCCCTTTACCAGTAATTCGCCTACTTCCCCCGGTTTAACATCATGCCCGGCTTCATCTACTATCCTGGTCGCCCATCCTTCACCGGCTTTGCCAATAGCGCCAACTTTATGCTCGTTTTCTACGCCAAGATGGACGCAACCCGGGCCGGTGCTCTCGCTAAGTCCATAGTTGGTGTCGTAAGCAACTTGTGGGAAATATGCTTTCCATCTTTTCACCAGGCTGGGTGGTACCGGTTGCGCGCCGATGTGCATCAGCCGAAGGCTGCCTAAATGGTAATCTGCCAATTTGAGTTCGCCCCGGTCCAGTGCCCCCAGGAGGTCCTGAGCCCAGGGAACCAGTAGCCAGATTATTGTGCCTCGTTCGGAATGCAGGGCATCCAAAATGTTTTTCGGGTTTATTTCAGTGAGAATAG is from Dehalococcoidales bacterium and encodes:
- a CDS encoding glycerol-3-phosphate acyltransferase; translation: MNEILASILAVIAAYFIGSLPSAYIAGRLVKGVDIRTIGSHNMGAMNTFYSLGFIPGVMVLAADILKGAAAVAMARFLCQLATGNETIVIVEMIAGLFVVIGHNYPIWLKFKGGKGGATLIGVIIFLMPWCLPIGFGTFLVILAITRFPTLSYGLAMISFPFVAWLIYDRVDYIIYSAVMLLIPYLSYIPRIVEMKSKGGSWSRVIKRKNLKDRL
- the recJ gene encoding single-stranded-DNA-specific exonuclease RecJ, whose amino-acid sequence is MPQLHWKLKPVAPAGFMAGENGFSPIVKQIFFNRGLEDSRSIAAFIEGGEALSHDPYLMPDIRQAISRIYQALLSGEKMAVYGDFDADGITGTVLLVQAIQKLGGAVHPYIPHRLNEGHGINRTALNELHDLGVTLIITTDCGISAIAETRQAKRKGIDIIITDHHNPQDEIPAAVAAVNPKRLDSEYPFRELSGVGVSYKFVQALYDSIGKSEEVADFLDLVALGTIADMMPLVGENRYLVKKGLEKINSNPRLGIRMMMEFAGLSQGKITAEDVSWALAPRLNAAGRLEHALGGYNLLVTEDWKEAHRLAAKLEEQNLERQKMTVKACSHAKAQILAEEPGSLLVAHADEYPAGIIGLVAGRISNEFYRPTIVVKTGQKVSQGSCRSIVEFDIISAINSLSGLLSRYGGHPQAAGFSLKTSNLCLFLHEMDLIAREKLEGLDLKPSLEIDAEVGLNEIGGKAYQAISKLAPFGKGNPVPILASRGVEVIKCRQMGSTGKHLRLQVRHCGAVWDAVAFGQGDNFEDIKSRMDIAFNLEQDEWMGETRLRLKLLDMKT
- a CDS encoding class I adenylate-forming enzyme family protein, producing the protein MTILDLVIRNAKLYPCDTALIELKPSANYRRTITWAEFDEKINRLATALVNKGIGREDKVIHLMMNSIDWLIAYFAILKTGAWAVPLNFRFTSKDILYCANISEATTMLLGPEFIERVEEAKAGLNLINNYIFAGSDTPAGMDNMEALIDSSEPNAPDISFSPDDVCGLYFTSGTTGDPKPIVLTHKNMTHAAITEQKHHQQVKEDNFILMPPLYHTGAKMHWFGCLLAGSRATILTEINPKNILDALHSERGTIIWLLVPWAQDLLGALDRGELKLADYHLGSLRLMHIGAQPVPPSLVKRWKAYFPQVAYDTNYGLSESTGPGCVHLGVENEHKVGAIGKAGEGWATRIVDEAGHDVKPGEVGELLVKGDGVMKEYYKNPVKTAETLRNGWLYTGDMAKTDGDGFIYLVDRKKDVIITGGENIFPVEVEEVISAHPGVYDVAAIGVNDERLGEIVAAVIDPQPGVTLTEQEIADYCEKNLPRYKRPRLIFFDKVPRNPTGKIEKPVLRKKYSG
- a CDS encoding DEAD/DEAH box helicase, yielding MSMNLEEFLAYLVSTSSYQNQVSHIEHIVSRPSAFGELEKPLPENLQKTLEELHMWPLYTHQAEAIDISRRGENVIISTPSASGKSLAYNIPVLEALQTQPLARALYLFPTKALARDQLRSLNIIFNSLKEENPAVAAYDGDTPYELRNEVRNKARLIITNPDMLHIGMLPRHGDWARFFTNLKYVILDEAHVYRGVFGSNVALVLRRLRRLCRYYGAKPVFIFCSATIANPCEHAEALTGLPFQVVDNDGSPAGERDFVFWNPPLEDPAKGARKSSNSETSALFAELVSHNIRSLVFTRSRRLTELIYTYTRDRLKQLSPVHAERIQPYRAGYMPEVRRQVEAGLSTGKLMGVVATNALELGIDIGHLDVTVISGYPGTISSTWQQAGRSGRSGRKALTIMVGRDDPLDQYLMNHPEAFFKARYENALINPENPYLLGSHLLCAAWEHPLSKTDAEIFGKAFGEAISELETNGALRARKGYWYADTGVAFPARGVDIRSSFGPSISIVDTSSGSLIDSVERSTALFQAHPGAVYLNQGESYLITELDLQGSTAKAQPVDAAYYTVADDLTTLRIIKVLKSKQLGNVEVCLGRVEVTTSVIAYKRKEQYSEKMIDKLPLDLPDDIFTTVGLWFDVNRDITSALQKEGLDLEGGLHATEHASIGILPLFAMCDRNDIGGVSTALHMDTGKPQVFIYDAHPGGIGIAEKGYEIIMELWAATLKVIKTCKCEEGCPSCIQSPKCGNNNEPLDKKAAERILSMLLY